A window from Cryptomeria japonica chromosome 1, Sugi_1.0, whole genome shotgun sequence encodes these proteins:
- the LOC131041985 gene encoding uncharacterized protein LOC131041985: MAAEKLKQVVQKLKELRPAKWAKKPWEITGPCSSPEYVEGLPNALEYRPFAPATAPVLPRIPNSEEDRVFNITYFTRDTRRMPHDRHKYVLTKQELEGGNKDLVFKFAELGSNPICPHVVDPDNEPGGGYQK, encoded by the coding sequence ATGGCGGCAGAAAAACTGAAACAGGTAGTCCAGAAATTGAAGGAATTGAGGCCAGCAAAATGGGCAAAGAAGCCATGGGAGATAACCGGCCCGTGTTCGAGTCCCGAGTACGTCGAGGGTCTTCCAAATGCACTGGAATACAGGCCATTTGCTCCAGCCACAGCCCCTGTTCTGCCTCGCATCCCCAATTCAGAGGAAGATCGTGTGTTTAACATTACTTACTTTACCAGAGATACCAGGCGTATGCCCCATGATCGCCATAAGTATGTTCTCACAAAACAGGAATTGGAGGGGGGAAATAAAGATCTTGTCTTTAAATTTGCAGAGTTGGGCTCTAATCCAATCTGCCCCCATGTCGTTGATCCAGATAATGAACCAGGAGGGGGATACCAGAAATAA